A region of uncultured Anaeromusa sp. DNA encodes the following proteins:
- a CDS encoding ankyrin repeat domain-containing protein — translation MNDKAPHATLTQEEIEALLKALPPDETPVDSSSAGSVDVPSHDQNAQMSQDDIAALFSSIQPEEPTTAEAATEVAPAAPAADPNAQMSPDDIAALFASMQGEPEKTAEPIIAETTPEAPPVEPTADPNAKMSPDDIAALFASMQTEPEKAEEPTIPEAATEMAPAEPAADPNAKMSPDDIAALLASMQTEPEKAEEPTIPEVATEAAPAEPTADPNAKMSPDDIAALLASMQGETEKTEEPTIAEAAAEAVSAEPAVDPNATMSPDDIAALLASMQGEPEKAAEPTIAEVATEPAPAQPTADPNATMNPDDIAALLASMQGETEKTEEPTIPEAATEAAPVAPPADPNATMSPDDIAALLASMQGETEKTEEPTIPEAATEAISAEPPADPNAKMSQDDVAALLASMQGETEKMEEPTIAEAATEAISAEPPADPNAKMSQDDVAALLASMQGNEETPEDPETKNEPPAPEAAIPIEPPLIDPEPGKSMSQDEIEKLLSDLGPLEQEIAAETTPKLDDTQPVPILPDAVAVAVEPAVEETSPPTPSLPGRFAAFLLLLKAQFAKLPFRKRAAVPEAQESIPTKSEATALSTNEEEDASARKLSFKAIAATTLLLLPLVVLAGYYLGVKQHNSEDAATLAPKEALSQKGVAFSQQAFVENAERGNLTIAGLFLEGGMSPEVFRAFDGYTPLIAASESGRLATVELLLNHGANVNAIDKDKQTALMRAAAAGRLDVVRLLIDRGADLARKDKLGQTALRLAANRNQGAVVQWLRSLNAPDEGPAAGTPPAPPPELATAKPSNVPDSQISPSLLLANGQAGPIKIGLGLAGIRSAYPEAKISPDEIYIGDRRYQILNVYPDPRDTTPALSITLSPARSVLSVDVYSSTFRTNKNIGVGSTLGELRQSHTLKAIRYMDGSFLATASDTTVLFELGVSVESLPTEWLQGNPENTLPNNLKISRIIVQQ, via the coding sequence ATGAATGACAAGGCGCCTCACGCAACATTAACACAAGAAGAAATTGAAGCCCTGCTGAAAGCTCTGCCGCCAGACGAAACGCCGGTAGACTCCTCTTCAGCAGGGTCTGTTGACGTGCCCAGCCATGATCAAAACGCACAAATGAGTCAGGATGACATTGCTGCGTTATTTTCTTCTATTCAACCGGAAGAACCGACCACCGCAGAAGCAGCTACCGAAGTGGCTCCTGCCGCACCAGCAGCCGATCCAAACGCTCAAATGAGTCCAGACGATATCGCCGCTCTCTTTGCCTCCATGCAAGGCGAACCGGAGAAAACTGCAGAACCGATCATCGCAGAAACTACTCCAGAAGCGCCTCCAGTTGAACCGACAGCCGATCCGAATGCCAAGATGAGCCCAGACGATATCGCTGCTCTCTTTGCTTCTATGCAGACCGAGCCGGAAAAAGCGGAAGAACCAACTATCCCAGAAGCAGCAACAGAAATGGCTCCTGCCGAACCGGCAGCCGATCCAAATGCCAAGATGAGCCCAGATGACATCGCCGCACTCTTGGCTTCCATGCAGACCGAGCCGGAAAAAGCAGAAGAACCAACTATCCCAGAAGTGGCGACAGAAGCGGCTCCTGCCGAACCGACAGCCGATCCGAATGCCAAGATGAGCCCAGACGATATCGCCGCTCTCTTGGCCTCTATGCAAGGCGAAACGGAGAAAACGGAGGAACCAACTATCGCAGAAGCGGCAGCGGAAGCAGTTTCTGCCGAACCGGCAGTCGATCCGAATGCCACTATGAGCCCGGATGACATCGCCGCGCTCTTAGCCTCCATGCAAGGTGAGCCGGAAAAAGCAGCAGAACCGACCATCGCTGAGGTAGCAACAGAACCAGCTCCTGCTCAACCAACAGCCGATCCGAATGCCACTATGAACCCGGACGACATTGCCGCTCTCTTAGCCTCTATGCAAGGCGAGACGGAGAAAACGGAAGAACCAACTATCCCAGAAGCGGCGACGGAAGCAGCCCCTGTTGCACCGCCAGCCGATCCGAATGCCACTATGAGCCCGGACGACATTGCCGCTCTCTTAGCCTCTATGCAAGGCGAGACGGAGAAAACGGAAGAACCAACTATCCCAGAAGCGGCAACCGAAGCAATTTCTGCCGAACCGCCAGCCGATCCGAATGCCAAGATGAGCCAGGATGATGTTGCCGCGCTCTTGGCCTCTATGCAAGGCGAGACGGAGAAAATGGAAGAACCAACTATCGCAGAAGCGGCAACCGAAGCAATTTCTGCCGAACCGCCAGCCGATCCGAATGCCAAGATGAGCCAGGATGATGTTGCCGCGCTCTTGGCCTCCATGCAAGGCAATGAAGAAACGCCTGAAGATCCCGAAACAAAAAATGAACCGCCAGCCCCCGAGGCAGCAATACCAATAGAGCCTCCATTAATAGATCCAGAGCCCGGAAAAAGCATGTCCCAAGATGAAATCGAAAAACTCCTTTCCGATTTAGGGCCGCTTGAGCAAGAAATAGCTGCCGAAACAACGCCTAAACTGGATGATACTCAGCCAGTTCCCATATTGCCCGATGCAGTAGCCGTTGCTGTGGAACCGGCCGTTGAAGAAACGTCACCTCCAACTCCGTCTCTCCCAGGACGCTTCGCTGCCTTCTTACTTCTACTTAAAGCACAGTTTGCCAAACTGCCTTTTCGCAAACGTGCTGCTGTGCCGGAAGCGCAAGAATCAATCCCAACCAAAAGCGAAGCCACCGCCCTTTCTACTAATGAAGAAGAGGACGCTAGCGCCCGCAAGCTTAGTTTCAAAGCGATTGCTGCCACAACTTTGCTTTTATTACCACTAGTCGTTCTCGCGGGTTACTATTTGGGAGTAAAGCAGCACAACTCAGAGGATGCAGCTACACTGGCACCCAAAGAAGCCTTATCCCAAAAAGGAGTAGCATTCAGCCAACAAGCCTTTGTCGAGAATGCCGAGCGCGGCAATCTTACCATCGCAGGACTATTTCTAGAGGGAGGTATGTCGCCGGAAGTGTTCCGCGCTTTTGACGGCTACACACCTTTGATTGCCGCCTCAGAATCAGGCAGACTGGCAACAGTAGAACTTTTATTAAACCATGGCGCCAATGTAAATGCCATCGATAAAGACAAGCAAACCGCTCTCATGCGCGCAGCTGCCGCCGGGCGACTCGATGTCGTGCGTCTTTTAATTGACCGAGGCGCCGACCTTGCCCGCAAAGACAAATTGGGTCAAACCGCCCTACGCTTAGCTGCCAACCGCAACCAAGGTGCCGTTGTACAATGGCTTCGTTCGCTCAACGCGCCGGATGAAGGGCCAGCTGCCGGCACGCCTCCGGCACCGCCGCCGGAACTGGCAACCGCTAAGCCTTCCAACGTACCGGACAGCCAAATTTCGCCATCATTGCTACTGGCGAACGGTCAGGCCGGTCCCATAAAAATTGGTTTGGGCTTGGCTGGCATCCGCAGCGCTTATCCAGAAGCCAAAATTAGCCCCGATGAAATCTACATCGGCGATCGCCGCTATCAAATTTTAAATGTTTATCCGGACCCGCGCGATACTACACCAGCCCTCTCCATCACGCTTAGCCCGGCTCGTTCCGTCTTGAGCGTCGACGTCTATTCTTCTACTTTCCGCACCAATAAAAACATCGGCGTCGGCTCCACGCTAGGCGAGCTGCGCCAAAGCCATACGTTGAAAGCCATTCGTTATATGGATGGTTCCTTCCTTGCTACTGCCAGCGATACTACTGTTCTCTTTGAACTTGGGGTTTCTGTCGAATCACTGCCTACGGAATGGCTGCAGGGGAATCCCGAAAATACCTTGCCTAACAACCTCAAGATTAGCCGCATCATCGTGCAGCAATAA
- a CDS encoding mechanosensitive ion channel family protein encodes MNTITLPIGWDTLQLWMLPTAIILISLLTGLLLNRLVSQRLRAIPLSESMEQAHELFVHAFRGIPILWSLMGGIYLTTRTVSLASNIQQLLSSALLALVLLSATLVAARIVGGLATLYAKRAQTILPTTSILVTIAEVFVFLLGALITLESLGISITPILTALGVGGLAVALALQDTLANLFAGLSILFSRQLRPGDYICLSTKEEGHISDINWRSTTIRTLSQQTVIIPNVKVAQSIITNYSFPSPQLSVVIPASVAYDSNLEQVEAITLEEVNAVLHEAMDSPPQEEPLIRFHTFGDSGISFNIIFTVHEYSELSPLRHALIKRLIKRYRQEGIVIPYPTREVFLKNH; translated from the coding sequence ATGAACACAATTACTTTACCCATCGGCTGGGATACGCTACAACTTTGGATGTTACCTACAGCAATTATCCTTATTTCTCTTTTGACGGGCCTCTTGCTCAACCGCTTGGTATCCCAGCGACTACGAGCAATTCCTCTTTCCGAGTCCATGGAGCAAGCCCACGAATTATTTGTCCATGCTTTTCGCGGCATCCCCATTCTCTGGTCGCTCATGGGCGGCATTTATTTGACTACGCGCACAGTATCACTAGCGTCGAACATCCAGCAGCTTTTGTCTAGCGCACTTTTAGCGTTAGTGCTGCTCTCCGCTACGTTGGTAGCCGCCCGCATTGTCGGCGGTTTAGCGACCCTATATGCGAAACGCGCTCAAACCATTTTACCTACCACTTCCATCTTGGTCACGATTGCCGAAGTGTTTGTATTTCTCCTCGGCGCCCTAATCACCTTAGAATCATTGGGCATTTCCATTACGCCCATCCTCACCGCCTTAGGCGTTGGCGGCTTAGCCGTGGCTCTGGCCCTTCAAGATACCTTGGCCAATCTGTTCGCTGGTCTTAGCATTTTATTCTCCCGCCAACTCCGTCCTGGCGATTATATTTGCCTCAGCACCAAGGAAGAAGGGCACATTAGCGATATCAACTGGCGCAGTACTACAATACGCACGCTCAGCCAGCAGACCGTCATCATTCCCAACGTCAAAGTCGCTCAATCCATCATTACCAATTATTCCTTTCCCAGCCCCCAATTATCTGTTGTCATTCCCGCTTCAGTCGCCTACGACAGCAATCTGGAGCAAGTTGAGGCAATCACGCTGGAAGAAGTCAACGCTGTGCTGCACGAAGCCATGGACTCGCCGCCGCAAGAAGAACCGTTGATTCGCTTCCACACCTTCGGCGATTCCGGCATCTCCTTCAACATTATCTTTACCGTACATGAGTACAGCGAGCTTTCCCCTTTACGGCACGCTTTAATTAAGCGCTTGATTAAGCGCTACCGCCAGGAAGGTATTGTTATTCCTTATCCCACAAGGGAAGTATTTTTAAAGAATCATTAA
- the rpsF gene encoding 30S ribosomal protein S6, which translates to MRKYEVMFIIKSQEEEATNAVITKFENLIKNNGGEVVKIDRWGKKRLAYEVKKNLEGFYCLIHFTAEPAVVAELDRVLKITEDVIKHMIVKQEA; encoded by the coding sequence GTGAGAAAGTACGAAGTCATGTTTATCATCAAGTCGCAGGAAGAAGAAGCTACCAACGCTGTCATTACCAAGTTCGAGAACCTGATCAAGAACAACGGTGGTGAAGTCGTCAAAATTGACCGTTGGGGTAAAAAACGCCTGGCGTACGAAGTGAAGAAGAATCTCGAAGGTTTCTACTGCCTGATCCACTTCACTGCAGAACCCGCCGTCGTTGCTGAACTCGATCGTGTACTGAAGATTACTGAAGACGTTATCAAGCACATGATTGTCAAGCAAGAGGCATAA
- a CDS encoding universal stress protein, whose product MSVSRIIFAFDGSETSRKALPWAIRFAKESGATTILLSVFEPLAQYPIGKAANLLQFEMSAKQYLEDLQNDAREAFLKEGLTIETILLDGNPADEIISYAAANPIDLILCGTRGLGEIGSLLLGSVAHKLVTYSQVPVLVIK is encoded by the coding sequence ATGAGCGTTAGCCGCATTATTTTCGCATTCGACGGTTCAGAAACCAGCCGCAAGGCCTTACCTTGGGCTATCCGCTTTGCCAAGGAAAGCGGTGCGACCACTATTTTATTGAGTGTTTTTGAACCTTTAGCTCAGTATCCTATCGGCAAAGCAGCTAATTTGCTGCAATTTGAAATGTCCGCCAAGCAGTATCTGGAAGACTTGCAAAACGACGCCAGAGAGGCTTTTTTAAAGGAAGGTCTTACTATCGAAACCATCCTTCTCGACGGAAATCCCGCCGATGAAATCATAAGCTATGCCGCCGCCAACCCGATTGACCTAATTTTGTGCGGCACTCGCGGCTTGGGAGAAATCGGTTCCCTGCTCTTAGGCAGCGTAGCACATAAACTTGTTACTTATTCTCAGGTTCCTGTGCTAGTTATTAAGTAA
- the lonC gene encoding Lon family ATP-dependent protease yields MKDFLQRILHKEEMPEKEPSQERQLLALYRTYASLIGQEKLIIKAGKMGVLPLMQSERFEQRLLGLERLVFDDPTLKEAPPRQETPAALQDIENLLADMLAKKRVEDRIEKKVNEKMEERHQEYLRDIRLQVLRDEDGGETPAMRKKYEELEKMEERSVSKSVMSMLRPASFDEIVGQERALEALRSKLASPYPQHLILYGPPGVGKTTAARIALEEAKRLAYTPFSQDAPFVEVDGTTLRWDPRDITNPLVGSVHDPIYQGARRDLVDSGVPEPKPGLVTDAHGGILFIDEIGEMDIMLQSKLLKVLEDKRVYFESAYYDPNDPQVPPYVRKLFTDGAPADFILIGATTRDAEDIAPAIRSRCAEIYFEPLTPQHIQTIVINAASKLKVTLEAGVAELISEYTIEGRKAVNILADAHGVSLYRQDGGEGRISLEDVYRVAQVSRLTPYVSQKASTTSEVGKVFGLGVAGYLGSVLEIEAMAFPAAEKGKGTMRFNDTAGSMAKDSVFNAAAVVRKLIGADLADFDLHINIVGGGRIDGPSAGVAITAALISAISGRAVRQSIAVTGEVSIQGRVKAVGGVFEKAYGAKQAGVQVMLIPKENAKDIPEGHLGLDIRPVETVSEALAILLEEKAATPVV; encoded by the coding sequence ATGAAAGATTTTCTACAACGTATTTTGCATAAAGAAGAAATGCCGGAAAAGGAGCCGTCTCAAGAACGGCAGCTTTTGGCATTGTACCGCACCTATGCTTCTTTGATCGGCCAAGAGAAGTTGATCATTAAGGCGGGGAAAATGGGCGTGTTGCCGTTGATGCAGTCGGAGCGCTTTGAGCAGCGGCTGTTGGGCCTGGAACGGTTGGTTTTTGATGATCCTACGCTGAAGGAAGCCCCGCCGCGGCAGGAAACTCCTGCTGCTTTGCAGGATATTGAGAATCTGTTGGCGGATATGCTGGCGAAAAAGCGGGTAGAAGACCGCATTGAGAAAAAAGTTAACGAGAAGATGGAAGAGCGCCATCAAGAATATCTGCGCGACATTCGCCTGCAGGTGTTGCGGGACGAAGACGGCGGCGAGACGCCGGCCATGCGCAAAAAGTACGAAGAACTGGAAAAAATGGAAGAACGCAGCGTTTCTAAATCCGTTATGTCCATGCTGCGGCCAGCTTCTTTTGATGAGATTGTCGGCCAGGAGCGGGCGCTGGAGGCGTTACGTTCCAAGTTGGCGTCTCCGTATCCGCAGCATTTGATCTTGTATGGACCGCCTGGAGTTGGCAAAACAACGGCGGCACGTATAGCCTTGGAAGAAGCGAAACGGTTGGCATATACGCCGTTTTCGCAGGATGCACCGTTTGTCGAAGTAGATGGAACGACGTTGCGCTGGGACCCGCGGGATATTACCAATCCGTTGGTGGGCTCCGTGCATGATCCCATTTACCAGGGGGCTCGCCGGGACTTAGTAGACAGCGGCGTGCCGGAACCCAAGCCGGGCCTGGTGACGGACGCTCACGGCGGTATTTTATTTATTGATGAAATCGGCGAAATGGATATCATGCTTCAGAGCAAGCTGCTCAAGGTGTTGGAGGATAAGCGGGTTTATTTTGAATCTGCCTACTATGATCCCAACGACCCCCAAGTGCCTCCTTATGTACGCAAACTCTTCACGGACGGCGCGCCGGCGGACTTTATTCTCATTGGCGCTACCACGCGCGATGCGGAGGACATTGCGCCGGCCATTCGCTCGCGTTGTGCGGAGATTTATTTTGAACCGCTGACGCCGCAGCACATTCAGACCATTGTGATTAACGCAGCCAGTAAACTCAAGGTGACCCTGGAGGCGGGCGTGGCGGAACTAATCAGCGAATATACCATTGAGGGTCGCAAGGCTGTCAATATTTTGGCGGATGCCCATGGCGTTTCATTGTACCGACAAGACGGGGGGGAAGGGCGCATTTCCTTAGAGGATGTGTACCGGGTGGCTCAAGTGAGCCGCTTGACGCCGTATGTCAGCCAGAAAGCCAGTACTACCAGCGAGGTGGGCAAAGTCTTCGGGTTGGGCGTGGCTGGCTATTTGGGGTCGGTTTTGGAAATTGAAGCAATGGCTTTTCCGGCAGCGGAAAAAGGCAAAGGAACGATGCGCTTTAATGATACCGCCGGTTCTATGGCGAAGGATTCGGTGTTCAATGCTGCCGCGGTGGTGCGGAAGCTGATCGGCGCTGATTTGGCAGATTTTGATTTGCATATCAATATTGTCGGCGGCGGACGCATTGACGGGCCTTCCGCAGGGGTAGCTATTACGGCGGCGCTCATTTCCGCGATTTCCGGACGCGCCGTGCGACAAAGCATAGCCGTAACTGGCGAAGTGTCCATTCAAGGACGCGTCAAAGCCGTAGGCGGTGTGTTTGAAAAAGCTTATGGCGCGAAGCAAGCTGGCGTGCAGGTCATGCTGATTCCGAAGGAGAATGCCAAAGACATTCCGGAAGGCCATTTGGGCTTAGATATCCGCCCGGTAGAAACGGTTTCCGAAGCATTGGCTATTTTGCTGGAAGAAAAAGCAGCTACGCCAGTAGTATAA
- the ssb gene encoding single-stranded DNA-binding protein: MNKVILVGRLAQDPEVRYTANGKAVATFSLAVSRRVGQGQESTDFIPIVSWEKLAEICGNNLTKGRRILVEGRLQIRSYEAQDGQKRRVAEVIAQNIEFLDSNRASGNSGESGAAGNSQTNQSNNQQDGFGFGPSIPEEDIPF, encoded by the coding sequence ATGAACAAGGTGATACTGGTAGGTCGTCTCGCCCAGGATCCGGAAGTGCGTTACACCGCTAACGGCAAGGCCGTCGCCACATTCTCGCTGGCTGTCAGCCGCCGGGTTGGGCAAGGCCAAGAAAGCACTGACTTTATTCCCATCGTTTCATGGGAAAAGCTGGCTGAAATCTGTGGCAACAATCTCACCAAGGGCCGTCGTATCCTCGTTGAAGGCCGTCTGCAAATTCGTTCTTACGAAGCGCAAGACGGGCAGAAACGTCGCGTCGCTGAAGTTATCGCACAAAACATTGAATTTCTTGACAGCAACCGCGCCTCGGGTAATTCCGGCGAAAGCGGCGCTGCTGGCAACAGCCAAACCAATCAAAGCAACAATCAGCAAGACGGCTTCGGCTTCGGGCCAAGTATCCCTGAAGAAGACATTCCATTTTAA
- a CDS encoding YybS family protein, which yields MTQTRIRPLVEGGILSAIAIVFALMSAYLPILGPFVNMLWPVPIILLGVRHGFRWSVMATLSAGVLIAVLMHPLHALSVVVGFGLIGIVLGHAIREAYSPGKALAWGSLASLISKVAVLGLSAFILGINPLEMQIDVMAKGTEEALAVYRSMGMQEEELQRLAATMGQLVDVLRIILPAGFAMAAVVDTYLNFVVARLVLRRLGMEVPAFPPFQQWRFHGGLAYAYALALVGAYWGSSREWLWLRDIAMNVQVVASLFLFVQGLSLVVFLTDKYRLPKFVRGLILLLLVTNGFLTQLVIYAGVAEAWVDVRRLRKPGEPS from the coding sequence ATGACGCAGACACGAATTCGGCCGCTGGTAGAAGGCGGTATTTTATCGGCGATTGCCATTGTTTTTGCTTTGATGAGCGCGTATTTACCCATCTTGGGTCCTTTTGTTAATATGCTCTGGCCGGTGCCGATCATTCTTTTAGGAGTTCGCCATGGCTTTCGTTGGAGCGTGATGGCGACGCTATCGGCGGGCGTGCTGATTGCCGTATTAATGCACCCGCTGCACGCATTAAGCGTGGTAGTTGGGTTTGGCTTAATTGGTATTGTTCTGGGACATGCGATTCGGGAAGCCTATTCGCCAGGCAAGGCATTGGCTTGGGGTTCTTTGGCTTCGTTGATCTCTAAGGTAGCCGTTTTGGGTCTGAGCGCTTTCATTTTAGGTATCAATCCGTTAGAGATGCAAATTGATGTAATGGCAAAAGGTACAGAAGAGGCGCTGGCTGTGTATCGCTCCATGGGTATGCAAGAAGAAGAATTGCAACGGTTGGCGGCGACGATGGGGCAGTTAGTAGATGTATTACGCATTATTCTGCCAGCTGGTTTTGCTATGGCGGCAGTGGTGGATACGTATCTAAACTTTGTTGTAGCGCGGCTTGTATTGCGCCGTTTGGGCATGGAAGTGCCTGCGTTCCCACCATTTCAACAATGGCGTTTTCACGGCGGGCTTGCTTATGCGTACGCCTTGGCGTTGGTGGGGGCCTATTGGGGTTCCAGTCGCGAGTGGTTATGGCTGCGGGACATTGCTATGAACGTGCAGGTTGTGGCCAGTCTGTTTCTATTTGTGCAAGGCTTGTCGTTAGTCGTATTTCTGACGGATAAGTATCGTTTGCCTAAATTTGTGCGTGGGTTGATTTTGTTGTTGCTTGTGACTAATGGCTTTTTGACGCAACTGGTGATTTATGCCGGGGTGGCCGAAGCGTGGGTGGATGTGCGTCGGCTGCGAAAACCGGGGGAACCATCGTAG
- the rplI gene encoding 50S ribosomal protein L9 yields MKVILTQEVKKLGKKGDIIEVAEAYARNVLFRQQLAIEATASNVNTAKQQSAAKEHKEQRAHDEAKVLASQMTKVKVKLEVKVGEGGKVFGAITSKDVADALVKQHDLDVDKRKIEIKEAIKTVGIYPVAIKLHPEVSTQIQVEIVAAKA; encoded by the coding sequence ATGAAGGTAATTCTGACGCAAGAAGTTAAAAAATTAGGTAAAAAAGGCGATATTATAGAAGTGGCTGAGGCCTATGCGCGCAACGTACTGTTTCGGCAGCAGTTGGCCATTGAAGCCACAGCGTCGAATGTGAATACCGCCAAGCAGCAATCGGCTGCCAAAGAGCATAAAGAACAACGCGCTCATGATGAAGCGAAAGTATTGGCTTCACAAATGACGAAGGTCAAAGTGAAGCTAGAAGTTAAAGTCGGCGAAGGCGGCAAGGTGTTTGGCGCTATTACGTCCAAAGATGTGGCGGATGCCCTGGTTAAGCAGCATGATTTGGATGTAGATAAGCGCAAGATTGAAATTAAGGAAGCTATAAAAACAGTGGGGATCTATCCGGTGGCTATCAAGCTTCACCCCGAAGTCAGCACACAGATTCAGGTGGAGATTGTTGCAGCTAAGGCTTGA
- a CDS encoding DHH family phosphoesterase, with the protein MKLIPDFWREARLYLIVGLCLLALFSFYNLYVTLLGSFFLGALYLYGREQRHENQRELESYIKKLAVQVGAAEKYALEELPLAIAVIDQEGLVCWHNDRLLEWSEGRLHTGARIDLLWPELLPNGWWGQAGEFTFMAGAHYYLVLHRPAEERMILYIQDMTEEEGRRLALKAALPAVAYVQIDNFDDVLQGLTESKRAELLAAVNKEIVDWVAGLKGFSKKYTRDIYLVMLGRGQLEKAMREKFDVLDRVRELHAGNRIPVTLSVGVATGEPSLAALGERAQIGLDVALGRGGDQVAAYCDGKVQFFGGKSKAVEKNTRVKARTVAQAVRKSMLDASKVLVMGHVGEDFDSLGAAIGVARMARHLKKEVRVIVSQPGTASRKLEELLSDYSEYEGLLVPADQAQALVEPGVLLVVVDTHRPGLVAAPELLSLIERTIVIDHHRRSEDFILNPFLVYLEPSASSTSEMVAELLMYFDESVELTRSDATALYAGIVVDTKSFTVQAGVRTFEAASFLRRAGADPVLVRYLFRTDFATTQAKARMMVDTEMLPGGAAVSVCPPDVRDAQVVASQVADGLLMVEGVCMSFVLFPYEDGVGISARCQGDCNVHVIMERFGGGGHQTVAGAQIRGVTAADIKMQLEEILHEIAKESAADEGNSDARS; encoded by the coding sequence ATGAAACTCATTCCTGATTTTTGGAGAGAGGCGCGTCTCTACTTGATTGTGGGGCTGTGCCTGCTGGCGCTGTTTAGTTTTTACAATTTATATGTTACGTTGTTGGGCTCGTTTTTTTTAGGGGCGTTGTATTTATACGGGCGGGAGCAGCGTCATGAGAATCAGCGCGAGTTAGAAAGTTACATAAAAAAGCTAGCAGTGCAGGTGGGAGCCGCAGAAAAATATGCGCTGGAAGAGTTGCCGCTGGCGATTGCGGTAATCGATCAAGAGGGCTTGGTTTGTTGGCACAATGATCGCCTGCTGGAGTGGTCGGAAGGACGGTTGCATACAGGAGCTCGTATTGATTTGCTTTGGCCGGAACTGCTGCCTAACGGTTGGTGGGGACAGGCGGGAGAATTCACCTTTATGGCTGGGGCCCATTATTATCTGGTTTTGCACCGACCGGCGGAAGAACGTATGATTTTGTACATCCAAGATATGACCGAAGAAGAAGGACGTCGGTTGGCTCTCAAGGCGGCGTTGCCCGCCGTTGCTTATGTTCAGATTGACAACTTTGACGATGTCCTCCAGGGGCTGACGGAGAGTAAACGGGCGGAGCTTCTGGCGGCGGTGAATAAGGAAATTGTCGATTGGGTAGCCGGGCTAAAAGGATTTTCTAAAAAATATACCCGGGATATTTATTTGGTCATGCTGGGGCGCGGGCAACTGGAAAAAGCCATGCGAGAGAAATTTGACGTTCTGGACCGCGTGCGAGAGCTTCATGCAGGCAATCGCATTCCAGTTACCTTAAGTGTTGGTGTAGCTACGGGCGAACCATCGCTCGCGGCGCTGGGGGAACGAGCGCAAATCGGCCTGGATGTGGCCTTGGGACGCGGCGGCGATCAAGTAGCGGCGTACTGTGATGGCAAAGTGCAATTTTTTGGTGGCAAATCTAAGGCAGTGGAGAAAAACACCCGCGTTAAGGCGCGGACCGTGGCGCAGGCAGTACGGAAAAGTATGCTGGATGCGTCCAAAGTTTTGGTCATGGGCCATGTGGGGGAGGACTTTGACAGCTTAGGTGCTGCCATTGGCGTAGCTCGCATGGCGCGGCACCTCAAGAAAGAGGTTCGTGTTATTGTTAGTCAGCCGGGGACGGCCAGTCGTAAGCTAGAGGAGCTTTTGTCCGATTATAGCGAATACGAGGGGCTGTTGGTACCGGCGGATCAGGCACAAGCGTTGGTAGAACCAGGGGTTTTGCTGGTGGTGGTGGATACGCATCGGCCAGGACTGGTGGCAGCCCCGGAACTTCTTAGCCTGATTGAACGTACTATTGTTATTGACCATCATCGGCGTAGTGAAGATTTCATTTTGAATCCCTTTTTGGTATATTTGGAGCCGTCCGCCTCTTCAACTAGCGAAATGGTAGCGGAGCTTTTGATGTACTTTGACGAATCGGTGGAATTGACCCGCTCGGATGCTACCGCCCTGTATGCTGGCATTGTAGTAGATACTAAAAGTTTTACCGTGCAGGCGGGAGTGCGCACATTCGAGGCAGCGTCTTTTTTGCGGCGCGCTGGCGCCGATCCAGTGCTTGTGCGTTATTTGTTCCGTACGGACTTTGCAACCACTCAAGCTAAAGCGCGCATGATGGTGGATACGGAAATGCTGCCTGGAGGGGCGGCGGTGTCTGTTTGTCCGCCTGATGTGCGGGACGCGCAGGTGGTGGCCTCGCAGGTGGCGGATGGGCTTTTGATGGTGGAAGGCGTATGTATGAGTTTTGTGCTCTTTCCTTATGAAGACGGTGTAGGCATTAGCGCCCGTTGTCAAGGAGATTGCAACGTACATGTGATTATGGAGCGCTTCGGTGGCGGCGGTCATCAGACGGTGGCCGGGGCGCAAATCCGCGGTGTTACAGCAGCGGACATAAAAATGCAGCTGGAGGAAATCCTCCACGAGATAGCAAAGGAGAGTGCAGCAGATGAAGGTAATTCTGACGCAAGAAGTTAA
- a CDS encoding YjfB family protein: protein MDIALLSMSMSQSRVQDQVGVSIMKKAMDNGTEQAGRELDMLMPAIPGLGENLDIQA from the coding sequence ATGGATATCGCTCTTTTGTCCATGTCGATGAGTCAAAGTCGAGTTCAGGACCAAGTTGGAGTTTCCATTATGAAAAAAGCCATGGATAATGGCACAGAACAGGCTGGCCGTGAACTGGATATGCTGATGCCGGCTATTCCTGGTCTGGGAGAAAACCTTGACATTCAAGCTTGA